The Anaerolineales bacterium region AGCCTGTTTCGAATCTCTCGTACAATTTTGTGGCGTACGCGACATCACCCTCACCCCTAGCCCCTCTCCCAAAGGGAGAGGGGAATGTCGTCCTCAAAATCGGCGTGCCGCGCGGTGAATTGACGAGCGAGATAGCGGCGTTGCGACTCTTCAACGGCGAGGGCGCGTGCCGTTTGATCGATTGCGATGAGCCAAAGGGATTTTTATTGCTGGAACGATTAAAGCCAGGGAGGATGCTCGCCGAGGTGGAAGACGACGAGGAGGCGACGCGCATCGCGGCGGAGGTGATGAGGAGGATATGGGCGCCTCTTGAAAATGTCACCCTGAGCGACAGCGAAGGGTCTTTACCAAAACCACAGGGACTCTTCGGTCGCGAAGAACGCTCCCTCAGAGTGACAAACAAGTTTATTCTTTTGTCCAAATGGTTCGACGGCTTGAAACGCTTACGGAAAATGTTTGATGGGAAAACGGGTCCGCTGGATGCGAAACTTGTGGAGCGGGTTGAACGGTCTACGAAGGATTTCTTTGCGGAGAATCATCAGCCCGTGTTGATGCACGGAGATTTCCATCACTACAATGTTCTCTCGTCTGAGCGGGGATGGTTGGCGATCGACCCAAAGGGAGTGATCGGTCCCGCGTGCTATGAGGTGGGTCCGCTGATGCTGAATCCGTGGGGAACGTTGATGGATAGAGTCAGCCCTAAATTGGTGAAGAAGCGGGTGGACATCCTGCACGAGTTTTTGGGGTTCGAGCGCGAGCGCATCCTGGAATGGAGTCTGGCGCACGCGGTTCTATCCGCTTGGTGGGGAATCGAAGACAATACAGGCTGGGAGTATTCGCTGGCTTTCGCAAAAATGATCGCTTCCCTTTAAAAAGAACGACCTCCCATTGGGAGGTCGTTCAGGGAGGTTGTTGCTGTTATCTGCCCAATAAGGCAAATACGGCATACGCGAGGGCGAGCACACCGGCGATGGTTCCAGCCGCAGGCAACGCCACGAACGCGCCGATGCCGACCCAGAGGAAGTATAACCACATGCACCAACCGGAAATTGTCGAAGGTAATTTCATTTTTACTCTCCTTGAGTAAGATGGATTTTGACCGTCCGTGTGGGCGATTCTAATTACGATAACCCTAATCTTGTTCATCGGTTACGGCTTGGTGGTAGAATTTGGGCGTATTTCGCGGTACGAGAATCATGCCGCGAGATTTTTTTGCCATGACCACACTCTCTGCCCCTGCTGAATTTTCGTTGTATAAACAACAATCGTACGACCGCACCAGCCCAGCGCGCTGGGTGTGGTCGCACGCTTCACGTCATGGATGGATCATTGTCATGTTGGTCCTCGGCGCGGCTGGCAACGCCGGTCTCGCAGCAGTGGTGCCAGTGCTGACGGGCGACGCGTTCAACGCGATGCTCCAATCCAAGCCCGATACCAGCGTGTTACTACCGCTGGCGTTGATCATCGGCATCTCGCAAATCATTCGCGGCGTGTTGCAATTGGGACGCAACTTCGGCGCGGAGTTGCTCGCGCAAAAAATGGAACTGCAAGTGCGCGATGAGTTGTATCTCTCTTTGCTCGGCAAGAGCATGACCTTTCACAATTTACAGCCGGTCGGCGACACCATGGCGCGTTCCACCAACGATGTGCGCGAGGTCAATTACATGTTCAGCCCGGGCGTCAATCTCGTGGTTGGCTCGTTCATTTTCATCCTCATGCCCATCTTCGTGGCGGGACGTTATCACCCGTCGCTCGTCCTCACGCCAATCGTTTTCATCGTCCTATATTTTTTCTTCCTTGCCCGTTATTTGAAAACTCTGGCGCCGATCACCGACGACGTGCGCGCTTCGTTCGGAGTGATGAACACGCATCTCTCTGAATCGTTGGATGGGGTGGAGGTGGTCAAAGGCGCCTCGCAGGAGAACGCCGAGGTGGATAAATTCGTGATGAACGCCAGCCGAGTGCGCGACGCCTTCGTCAAACAGGGAGACCTCGAGGGACGGTACGTCGCCATGCTTTTGCTCGGTTCAGCCTACGCTTTTGGCCTGTTTCACGCCCTCATCCTTTTCCACAATGGACAGATCAACGTCGGCGCGGTGGTGGCATATTTCGGCTTGCTCCGTCTGCTGGAGTTTCCCACGTTCACTTCCACGTTTGCGTATTCGCAGATCTCGCTTGGGCTTTCGAGTGCGCGCCGTATTCTGGAGTTGATGAACCGCGAAACCAACCTCGACCAGAACAAACAAGGCTATGCTGGGACGATCCGAGGCGAAGTGGAGTTTCGAAATGTAGGCTTCGCGTATGCGGATGAAGATACTCTGGAGGATATTTCCTTCAAGGTGAAGCCCGGTCAAACCGTCGCCATCGTCGGGCAGACCGGCGCAGGGAAGACTTCGCTCGTTAAACTTATCAACCGCACTTACGATTCAACGCAAGGGCAAATCCTTGTAGACGGCGTGGATGTACGCGACTGGAATCTTGCCGCGCTCCGCTCGCAGATTTCGATGATCGAGCAGGATATTTTCCTGTTCTCTCGTTCCGTCAGCGACAATATCTCCTTTGGGAAGCCGGATGCGACCCAACCGGAGATCGAAGCGGCGGCGAAATCCGCGCAGGCGGATGATTTCATCCAATCCTTCGATAAAGGCTACGAAACCATCGTTGGCGAGCGCGGCACGACACTCTCCGGTGGGCAACGTCAACGCATCGCGCTGGCGCGAGCCTTCCTCACCAATCCGCATATCTTGATCTTGGATGATTCCACCTCTGCGATCGACTCCGACACCGAAGACAAAATCCAACGCGCCATCTCCAACGCCGCGCGCGGACGCACCACTTTCATCATCACGCACCGCCTCTCGCAGATCCGCTGGGCGAATCTCATCATCGTCCTCCGCAAGGGACGCATCTCCGCCATCGGCTCGCACGATGAATTAATGCAAACCTCCGAGGCGTATTCGAGGATATTTCGCGAATAATGTCATTGCGAGGGAGCGGAGCGACCGAAGCAATCTCCCCTTTTTGCGAGGAGATTGCTTCGGCGGAAGAACGCCGCCTCGCAACGACATCTGAGGATTTATGGGTTTTTTCACCGGACTCGCAGACGAAAAATACGACCGCCAATATACCGACCGTG contains the following coding sequences:
- a CDS encoding aminoglycoside phosphotransferase family protein, which translates into the protein MYLPADFVSTVKNTFGEDGEKFLADLPLLINEASTRWGLRNVQPVSNLSYNFVAYATSPSPLAPLPKGEGNVVLKIGVPRGELTSEIAALRLFNGEGACRLIDCDEPKGFLLLERLKPGRMLAEVEDDEEATRIAAEVMRRIWAPLENVTLSDSEGSLPKPQGLFGREERSLRVTNKFILLSKWFDGLKRLRKMFDGKTGPLDAKLVERVERSTKDFFAENHQPVLMHGDFHHYNVLSSERGWLAIDPKGVIGPACYEVGPLMLNPWGTLMDRVSPKLVKKRVDILHEFLGFERERILEWSLAHAVLSAWWGIEDNTGWEYSLAFAKMIASL
- a CDS encoding ABC transporter ATP-binding protein, whose translation is MPRDFFAMTTLSAPAEFSLYKQQSYDRTSPARWVWSHASRHGWIIVMLVLGAAGNAGLAAVVPVLTGDAFNAMLQSKPDTSVLLPLALIIGISQIIRGVLQLGRNFGAELLAQKMELQVRDELYLSLLGKSMTFHNLQPVGDTMARSTNDVREVNYMFSPGVNLVVGSFIFILMPIFVAGRYHPSLVLTPIVFIVLYFFFLARYLKTLAPITDDVRASFGVMNTHLSESLDGVEVVKGASQENAEVDKFVMNASRVRDAFVKQGDLEGRYVAMLLLGSAYAFGLFHALILFHNGQINVGAVVAYFGLLRLLEFPTFTSTFAYSQISLGLSSARRILELMNRETNLDQNKQGYAGTIRGEVEFRNVGFAYADEDTLEDISFKVKPGQTVAIVGQTGAGKTSLVKLINRTYDSTQGQILVDGVDVRDWNLAALRSQISMIEQDIFLFSRSVSDNISFGKPDATQPEIEAAAKSAQADDFIQSFDKGYETIVGERGTTLSGGQRQRIALARAFLTNPHILILDDSTSAIDSDTEDKIQRAISNAARGRTTFIITHRLSQIRWANLIIVLRKGRISAIGSHDELMQTSEAYSRIFRE